A genomic region of Metopolophium dirhodum isolate CAU chromosome 1, ASM1992520v1, whole genome shotgun sequence contains the following coding sequences:
- the LOC132933675 gene encoding glycerol kinase has protein sequence MSKIHNLICYKKNNAQKSMSAAEETFVGAIDEGTSSTRFLVFSSKTHQPIASHQISTNNITLHEGWVEQDPEDILMKVKETIAVTCEKLKMMNISPSAIAAIGVTNQRETTLVWDKYTGKPLYNAIIWMDMRTQPIVDRFINKRIPNCHTLDEKKRHLQFKCGLTMNPYFSVFKLIWLMENVPEVSRAIQEERCMFGTMDSWLIWNLTGGINGGVHITDVTNASRTMLMNIHSLRWDKALIEFFEMPSKLLYPEIRSCSEVYGRMTDGPLSETPISGCIGDQQAALMGQMCFLAGQAKCTFGTGCFLLYNTGRKPVISTHGLLTTVAYKMGKHTDPIYALEGSVAVAGSATKWLKDNLCIVDSFKNMEVMADSVEDTNGIHFVPAFSGLYAPYWKSDARGTITGLTMETTDAHLMRATLEGICFQTKDVMQSMQSDTGHPITALNVDGGMSTSDTFLKILTNVCCLPVVRPKMVETTALGAALAAGFAVGIWSMHSVQSNCDTFIQTLSEEEQKSEYILWKKAIDRSIGWNKDDEENEYDDFAGF, from the exons ATGTCCAAAATACATAACTTAATctgttataagaaaaataatgcaCAAAAATCG atGTCTGCTGCTGAAGAAACATTTGTTGGTGCTATTGATGAAGGCACTAGTAGTACACGTTTCTtg gtGTTTTCATCAAAAACTCACCAGCCAATAGCCAGTCATCAAATAAGTACAAATAACATAACATTGCATGAAGGATGGGTGGAACAAGATCCAGAGGATATACTAATGAAAGTTAAAGAAACTATAGCTGTAACATGCGAAAAACTGAAAATGATGAATATATCACCTTCAGCAATCGCTGCAATAGGCGTGACAAATCAACGAGAAACTACTTTAGTGTGGGACAAGTATACAGGGAAACCATTATACAATGCTATaa TATGGATGGATATGAGAACACAACCAATAGTTGATAGATTCATCAATAAACGAATTCCTAACTGTCATACGTTGGACGAAAAAAAAAG GCATTTACAATTCAAATGTGGTTTAACGATGAATCCATACTTTAGTGTGTTCAAATTAATTTGGTTAATGGAAAACGTACCCGAAGTTTCAAGAGCTATTCAAGAAGAGAGGTGTATGTTTGGTACAATGGATTCATGGCTAATttgg AATCTAACAGGCGGTATAAATGGAGGAGTTCATATAACTGATGTTACTAATGCTTCTCGGACCATGCTGATGAATATTCACTCATTAAGATGGGATAAGGCATTGATTga aTTTTTTGAAATGCCAAGCAAATTATTATATCCAGAAATACGAAGCTGTTCAGAGGTGTACGGTCGTATGACTGACGGACCACTATCAGAAACACCAATATCTggg tgcATAGGTGATCAGCAAGCTGCCCTTATGGGCCAAATGTGTTTTTTGGCAGGTCAAGCCAAGTGCACATTCGGTACTGGGTGCTTTTTGTTATACAACACTGGTCGTAAG CCAGTGATTTCAACTCACGGCCTTTTAACTACCGTGGCTTACAAGATGGGCAAACACACTGATCCCATTTATGCGCTTGAAGGATCAGTGGCTGTAGCTGGATCTGCTACAAAGTGGTTGAAAGATAATCTATGTATCGTGGATAGTTTCAAGAACATGGAGGTAATGGCTGATAGTGTTGAAGACACAAATGGAATTCATTTCGTTCCTGCTTTTTCTGGACTTTATGCACCATACTGGAAAAGTGATGCACGCGG AACTATCACAGGGTTGACTATGGAGACAACAGACGCACATTTAATGCGAGCAACTCTCGAAGGAATCTGTTTCCAGACAAAAGATGTTATGCAATCTATGCAGTCAGACACTGGCCATCCTATTACGGCATTGAATGTTGATGGTGGTATGTCTACTAGCGATACATTTTTGAAGATTCTCACGAATGTTTGTTGTCTTCCTGTCG TGCGCCCTAAAATGGTGGAAACTACAGCTCTAGGCGCTGCTCTGGCAGCTGGTTTTGCTGTTGGTATATGGAGTATGCACAGTGTTCAATCAAACTGTGACACTTTTATTCAGACTTTATCAGAAGAAG AACAAAAATCCGAGTACATTTTGTGGAAAAAAGCGATTGACCGGAGTATAGGTTGGAACAAAGATGATGAAGAAAATGAATATGATGACTTTGCTGGTTTCTAg
- the LOC132933676 gene encoding geminin-like, with amino-acid sequence MNAVSNEETDHNKMSKKGIRKFLHNLQPSSSSKESLVGAGRTAQDIAIDGKSSKPEQTFDKTEEHAKETSASVVSSLYVQLLNEDLTSEAGPSEKYWEVVSERRRKALLEALDEHQQLQAAAIALEEENLSLGVLVDNTTHLVNTLKEMINEETSDDNLEPSNEQEDSDLSTPDSSSSVKHIHKKMKTSPDDISDID; translated from the exons ATGAATGCTGTTTCGAACGAGGAAACCGATCATAATAAA atgtcAAAGAAAGGCATAAGGAAGTTTTTGCACAACCTGCAACCATCAAGTTCCAGCAAGGAAAGCTTGGTGGGTGCTGGCAGGACAGCGCAAGACATAGC AATCGACGGTAAATCCTCAAAACCTGAACAGACATTTGACAAGACGGAAGAACATGCTAAAGAAACATCAGCTTCTGTTGTTTCGTCGCTGTACGTACAATTGTTAAATGAAGATCTTACTTCTGAAG CTGGCCCGAGTGAAAAATATTGGGAAGTGGTCTCTGAACGTCGAAGAAAAGCTTTATTAGAGGCATTGGATGAACATCAACAATTACAAGCAGCAGCTATTGCTTTAGAAGAAGAGAATTTGTCTTTGGGGGTATTGGTTGATAACACTACTCATCTTGTCAACACACTTAAG GAAATGATAAATGAAGAGACTTCTGATGATAATCTTGAACCATCTAATGAACAGGAAGACAGTGATTTAAGTACGCCCGATAGTTCTTCAAGTGTTAAACATATACATAAGAAAATGAAGACATCACCAGATGATATTTCAGATATCGACTAA
- the LOC132935583 gene encoding uncharacterized protein LOC132935583 → MKFIFQHLMWFRTSIVKAIQYRKKENVTETQQFSNLARDLYNTYRILGQRSNCDTYFCNKKILFDESWVLLAENCGIMIEINTIISQLVINSKCLISDLGNNAYEQFNSLINKYLDGKFGKQFLENDDRKILHNKKRLALFPTTSINRDKKSGVDENHGLAKELSEEFKKQKIDFINKLREIDKDKLEKDTREQAKSPLWFSERRKRITSSKVGKICKMRPHTSCKKTVHELLYGELNYKIKSIEYGRMMETVAKQKFEEIFKIVIKPVGLCVDANDPYIAASPDGLIEDDSIIEIKCPFSAITEVNMLEAVKNGKVSFCQIDNEKCVTLKTNHDYYYQIQTQLHVTKRTKCYFFIFTDNWSYNIIIAYDVNFWNTKIKLQLDLFYNECLLPELISPLFGKRLLVSDIRDSSRILREQYTRKDKKS, encoded by the exons at GAAATTCATTTTTCAACATCTGATGTGGTTTAGAACTTCTATTGTAAAAGCAATACAATATAGAAAGAAAGAGAATGTAACAGAAACACAACAATTCTCAa ATTTAGCTAGAGATCTGTATAATACATACCGCATTTTGGGACAGCGTTCAAATTGTGATACATActtttgcaataaaaaaatactattcgaTGAAAGTTGGGTGTTACTAGCAGAAAATTGTGGAATAATGAtagaaataaatactattatcaGTCAATTAGTCATTAATTCTAAATGTTTGATTTCAGATTTAGGTAATAATGCATATGAGCAATTTAAtagtcttataaataaataccttgATG gaAAATTTGGAAAACAATTTTTGGAAAATGATGACAGAAAAATACTTCATAATAAAAAGAGGCTGGCATTATTTCCTACAACATCAATAAATAGAGATAAAAAATCAGGTGTAGATGAGAATCATGGTTTAGCAAAAGAATTGTCTGAAgaattcaaaaaacaaaaaattgattttataaacaaattaagagAAATTGATAAAG ATAAACTAGAAAAAGATACTAGAGAACAAGCAAAATCTCCACTATGGTTCTCAGAAAGGAGAAAAAGAATAACTTCTTCTAAAGTaggaaaaatttgcaaaatgcGACCACACACATCATGTAAAAAAACAGTTCATGAACTACTGTATggagaattaaattataaaattaaatctatagaGTATGGACGTATGATGGAAACTGTGGCCAAACAAAAGTttgaagaaatatttaaaattgttattaaaccTGTAGGTTTATGTGTGGATGCAAATGATCCTTATATAGCAGCAAGTCCAg aTGGTCTTATTGAAGACGattcaattattgaaattaaatgtccCTTCTCTGCTATAACTGAAGTAAATATGTTAGAAGCGGTTAAAAATGGAAAA GTATCATTTTGCCAAATTGACAACGAAAAATGTGTAACATTAAAAACGAACCATGACTATTATTATCAAATCCAAACTCAATTACATGTAACAAAAAGAACAAAatgttacttttttattttcacagaTAATtggtcttataatataattattgcataTGATGTCAACTTTTGGAACACAAAAATAAAGTTGCAGTTAGATTT attttataaCGAATGTTTACTGCCTGAATTGATCAGTCCACTATTTGGCAAACGTCTTTTAGTTAGCGACATAAGAGATTCGTCAAGAATTTTGAGAGAACAGTATACAAGAAAAG acAAAAAATCCTAA